From Salvelinus namaycush isolate Seneca chromosome 2, SaNama_1.0, whole genome shotgun sequence, one genomic window encodes:
- the LOC120060973 gene encoding MICOS complex subunit MIC10-like, producing the protein MANEHEQKWDRCLADSAVKIATGLGVGIVFSVLFFKRRTWPVAFGSGVGLGMGYSNCQQDFRSPYQLHGHRVKEQ; encoded by the exons ATGGCAAATGAACACGAACAGAAGTGGGACCGATGCCTAGCTGATAGCGCTGTGAAGATAG cgACCGGCCTTGGCGTGGGGATTGTGTTCTCAGTCCTCTTCTTCAAAC GGCGCACTTGGCCAGTGGCATTTGGATCAGGTGTGGGGCTGGGCATGGGCTACTCCAACTGCCAGCAGGACTTCAGGTCACCTTACCAGCTCCATGGTCACAGGGTAAAG GAACAGTAG
- the LOC120060982 gene encoding F-actin-capping protein subunit beta-like, which translates to MNDQQLDCALDLMRRLPPQQIEKNLSDLIDLVPSLCEDLLSSVDQPLKIARDKVVGKDYLLCDYNRDGDSYRSPWSNKYEPPIDDGAMPSARLRKLEVEANNAFDQYRDLYFEGGVSSVYLWDLDHGFAGVILIKKAGDGSKKIKGCWDSIHVVEVQEKSSGRTAHYKLTSTVMLWLQTTKTGSGTMNLGGSLTRQMEKDETVGESSPHIANIGRLVEDMENKIRSTLNEIYFGKTKDIVNGLRSVQTLADKSNQEALKNNLMLALKRKQQS; encoded by the exons ATG AATGACCAGCAGCTGGATTGTGCTCTGGACCTGATGAGGCGTCTGCCTCCCCAGCAGATCGAGAAGAACCTCAGTGACCTCATCGACTTG gtgccCAGTCTATGTGAGGACCTGCTCTCCTCTGTGGACCAGCCTCTGAAGATCGCCCGGGACAAAGTGGTGGGGAAAGACTACCTGCTCTGTGACTACAACAGAGATGGTGACTCCTACAG ATCCCCATGGAGTAATAAGTATGAGCCTCCCATCGACGATGGTGCCATGCCATCTGCCCGCCTGCGCAAACTAGAGGTTGAGGCCAACAACGCTTTCGACCAGTACAGAGACCT GTATTTTGAGGGCGGTGTTTCCTCTGTATACCTGTGGGACTTGGATCATGGCTTTGCCGGGGTCATCCTCATCAAGAAGGCCGGAGACGGCTCCAAGAAGATCAAAGGCTGCTGGGACTCCATCCATGTGGTGGAGGTGCAGGAGAAGTCCAGCGGACGGACCGCTCACTACAAACTCACCTCCACTGTCATGCTGTGGCTCCAGACGACCAAGACCGGGTCCGGAACCATGAACCTGGGTGGCAGTCTGACAAGACAG ATGGAGAAAGACGAGACAGTTGGAGAGTCCTCCCCACACATTGCCAACATTGGCCGTCTGGTGGAG GATATGGAGAATAAGATTCGCTCCACTCTCAATGAGATCTACTTTGGGAAGACCAAGGACATCGTCAATGGCTTGAG GAGTGTTCAGACCCTGGCTGACAAATCGAACCAGGAGGCTCTGAAGAACAACCTGATGTTGGCACTTAAACGCAAACAGCAAAGCTAG